TTTAAAAACCTTTATGAAACAACAGAAGAATATTCTTACAGATTATTCATCCATGTCTGCCTCTGATTTCGATGTCATTGTAAATCATGCTTTTGAGTCTTATTTTCAAGAAAGTGCATTATTTGGAAGCCATGACAAATGTAAAAAGCTGATCGAGACTCTCATTGATATTGGTGTGGATGAGGTGGCCTGCTTAGTGGACTTCGGTATAGATAACGAGACGATCATGAATAGCATTAGAATGTTGACTGATCTAAAAAAATCATTTAATCAAAAGGAGCTGTCCTTATGAAAAGCTTGACGGACCGTATCAATTTACTTTCTGACAAACAACGTGAATTACTAGAAAAGCAATTGAAGAAGAAAAATGTAGACGTGAACAAAATCGGTATCAATAAAGAAATGATTAATCCTCGTGGGCACTCGAATGCGAGTCCACTTACTTATGATCAGGAACGCTTGTGGTTCTTCAATCGAATGCATCCAGAAAGTCACACCTATAACGTTTATGGTGCGGCTAAATTAACAGGCACTGTGCATCACTGGGCTTTAGAGAAGAGCATCAATGAGATTGTAAAGCGTCATGAAGCATGGCGTACCGTGTTTGACAGTGTGGATGGACAAGCACGTCAAATTGTCTTGCCAGAACTCCAGATCTCTGTTCCAGAGGTTGATCTTCGTCTTGTTCCAGATGAGATTCGGGATGAAGAAGTACAGAGACAGATGAAAGAAGAGGTACAGCGCCTTTTTGATTTGAAAAAAGGTCCGCTGATCCGCTTCAAACTGTTTCACGTAAGCAATTCAGAATCGATGTTAGTCATGACTGTTCATCATATTGTAATCGACCGTATTACTTTCTCCATTTTTTTCAAAGAACTATCTTTGCATTATCAGGCGGTGCTTACAGGTATACCCGTACAGCTATCAGAGCTTCCCATCCAATATGCAGATTATGCTGAATGGCAACGAAATTATTTTGAAGGTGAGACCAAAGAGAAATTACTAACATTTTGGAGAGAGCAGCTCGCGGACTGTGATTATGTTTTGGATATCAGTACTGATTTTCCTCGTCCACCAGCTATTACCTACCGTGGTGCCAGATGCTTTATTCAAACACCACTCGAAGTATTAAATGGCCTAAAAGCGATCGGACAAAAAGAGAATGCGTCTGCTTTCATGATTATACTTGCTGCCTTTAAATTGCTTTTATATAGATATACAGGTCAATCAGACATTTTGGTTGGTACTCCACTTGCCAATCGTAGCCGAGTTGAGATGGAGGATGTAATGGGGTATTTCCTAACGATGGGTACACTCCGCACTCGAATGTCTAAAGATATGACGTTTATCCAATTATTACATAGTGTAAGGGAAACGGCTCTCGCGGTATACAAGCATCAGGATATGCCAATCGGTTTATTAATTGATGAATTGAAAGTACCCATGGATGTCAGTCGCAACCCGTTAGTTCAAGCTATATTCGTGTATGTCGATGTACCAGAAGAAAAATTACAGTTGCCAGATCTTACAGTAGAATTCGAAATGATTGATGCTGAAACAGCAAAGTATGATATTACAGCAGGTTTTTCTGAAACCGAAAAAGGACTGGAAGGTTTTTTTGAATATTCACCTGATTTGTTCCGTAAAGACACGATTGAGCGGATGCGTGAGCATTGGCATCGCTTGCTTCATGCTATCTTAGAAAACCCACATTCCTCTATTAGTGATTTGGCTATGTTAACAGAAGGAGAAGAACGACAGTTACTTATTGACTGGAATAGCACCAATCAGCCATTCTCTGATAATGCATGCATTCATGAATTATTTGAAGCCCAAGTGGAGAAAACACCAGATCAAATTGCTCTCAAGCATAATGATCAAGTCATTACCTATGAGGAGTTAAACAAACGTGCTAATCAAGTGGCTCATCTATTGAAAAAAAGAGGAGTAGAACGTGAAACGCTCGTCGGTATGTATATGGAACGTTCAATTGAAATGATTGTTGGTGTGCTTGGGATTTTAAAAGCAGGAGGGGCGTATATTCCGATTGATCCTATCTATCCAATAGAAAGAGTTCGACATATCCTACAGGACTCTGGTCTTCAAATCGTCCTTACAAGCCAACATTTAAATGAATTGATGAGCAAGGAAGGAAGGGAGTGTATTTGTCTAGATAACGAACAAGAAGCGATTGCATGTGAGGATATTCAAAATCTTCCAACACAAGCAAATGCTCACAGTCTTGCTTATGTTATCTATA
This is a stretch of genomic DNA from Brevibacillus laterosporus DSM 25. It encodes these proteins:
- a CDS encoding non-ribosomal peptide synthetase; the encoded protein is MKSLTDRINLLSDKQRELLEKQLKKKNVDVNKIGINKEMINPRGHSNASPLTYDQERLWFFNRMHPESHTYNVYGAAKLTGTVHHWALEKSINEIVKRHEAWRTVFDSVDGQARQIVLPELQISVPEVDLRLVPDEIRDEEVQRQMKEEVQRLFDLKKGPLIRFKLFHVSNSESMLVMTVHHIVIDRITFSIFFKELSLHYQAVLTGIPVQLSELPIQYADYAEWQRNYFEGETKEKLLTFWREQLADCDYVLDISTDFPRPPAITYRGARCFIQTPLEVLNGLKAIGQKENASAFMIILAAFKLLLYRYTGQSDILVGTPLANRSRVEMEDVMGYFLTMGTLRTRMSKDMTFIQLLHSVRETALAVYKHQDMPIGLLIDELKVPMDVSRNPLVQAIFVYVDVPEEKLQLPDLTVEFEMIDAETAKYDITAGFSETEKGLEGFFEYSPDLFRKDTIERMREHWHRLLHAILENPHSSISDLAMLTEGEERQLLIDWNSTNQPFSDNACIHELFEAQVEKTPDQIALKHNDQVITYEELNKRANQVAHLLKKRGVERETLVGMYMERSIEMIVGVLGILKAGGAYIPIDPIYPIERVRHILQDSGLQIVLTSQHLNELMSKEGRECICLDNEQEAIACEDIQNLPTQANAHSLAYVIYTSGSTGDPKGVMIEHQGLCNITEDTINTFEITSDSKLIQFFSISFDASAHEIFSSLCAGATLCLTSPDVRAGGKNLLAFLHENQITTMFITPSVLATLNPDELPESLQTVLSAGELCTVDMAEWSKGPRKLYNGYGQTETSIISIVHLCTQESLPGQVGRPFANMQVYILDDSLNPVPIGIKGEIYVGGVGVARGYMNQPELTAAKFVHHRFAQDQSARLYRTGDLGRFLVDGTIEYLGRRDNQIKIRGYRIELDEIGNVLVQHPSVNQAKVSVHSDTTNKDRLVSYIVIEEGQEISSAELRTYLQQKLPDYMVPAYYIFVDSLPKTTNGKINRDLLPAPEESFSQHMIEYVPPKNEWESKLARIWGQVLNLKQVSVVGNFFDLGGHSLKTAELVDKIKETFQVELLLRNVFEYPTVRQMAQLLEKGLVQKKPFISFRDNTDHTKEVICFPPMTGQGVLYKALHQKLSGCILHAFDFIRGADRIEQYVHYIKEAQSEGPYVVLGYSAGGNLAFEVAKKLEEHGLPVSDLIIVDAPLRVEALQLDIQKIQSEAEALVNLMAQHLGESIRTVADQNIDLIKEYYDYTNKVINEGVLSANIHIITSNETTRDDIQSWENSTINQVYVHKGSGEHMNMLIDPTHLTENARVIATILKGQN